The proteins below come from a single Tepidibacillus fermentans genomic window:
- a CDS encoding ribbon-helix-helix protein, CopG family, which yields MKDKYEGEMTMIVLSKKTDQPPPKQLISIRLDPELLKKIDLLASESNSNRTAVITEILEKVVPKIRVI from the coding sequence ATGAAAGATAAATATGAAGGAGAGATGACGATGATTGTTCTTTCAAAAAAAACAGATCAACCACCTCCAAAGCAATTGATTAGCATCCGACTTGATCCAGAACTTCTTAAAAAAATTGATTTATTAGCAAGTGAGAGTAATAGTAATCGAACAGCCGTAATTACAGAGATCCTTGAGAAAGTAGTGCCTAAGATTCGAGTGATTTAA
- a CDS encoding sensor histidine kinase yields MQKDFDGQSLERVLKKTIEAIENSKKQIFEITENSRADKEKLLQKLELLNIETKKVIDEVDHLEEKYRRARMNLAHVSRNFKKFTEEDIQRAYEEANELQVRLYITREREGNLKARRNELQLSLRNIEFMIERAEVLMTQIGVVFDYLSGDLFKVSEVIESAQYRQLYGLKIIQAQEEERKRVAREIHDGPAQSMANVVLRTEIAERFLHHQQMDQAMQELRDLKDMVRQSLADVRKIIFDLRPMALDDLGLFPTLRKYTQELAARENFNLELKLTGRERRLPSMMEVAIFRLIQEALNNVVKHANASNVSVHVDLQDNLIKVMVKDDGVGFSEDRLNRERDHFGLMGMKERVQLLEGKMDIQSEKNKGTTVTFVIQIKEGEEKTNELKK; encoded by the coding sequence ATACAGAAAGATTTTGATGGTCAAAGTTTAGAAAGGGTGTTAAAAAAAACGATTGAAGCCATCGAAAACAGCAAAAAACAAATCTTTGAAATTACTGAAAATTCAAGGGCAGATAAAGAAAAATTGCTGCAAAAATTAGAGTTATTAAATATAGAAACAAAGAAAGTGATTGATGAGGTTGATCATTTAGAAGAAAAATATCGTCGAGCAAGAATGAATTTGGCTCATGTAAGTCGTAATTTTAAAAAGTTTACAGAAGAAGACATTCAAAGGGCATATGAAGAGGCAAATGAACTTCAAGTTCGTTTATATATCACAAGGGAACGAGAAGGGAATCTAAAAGCTCGCCGCAATGAATTGCAACTCAGTTTACGAAATATAGAATTCATGATTGAGCGAGCAGAGGTATTGATGACCCAGATTGGAGTCGTTTTTGACTATTTATCTGGCGATTTATTTAAAGTTTCAGAAGTGATTGAATCGGCACAATACCGTCAATTGTATGGTTTGAAAATTATTCAGGCCCAAGAGGAAGAACGTAAGCGGGTAGCAAGAGAGATTCATGACGGCCCTGCTCAATCGATGGCCAATGTGGTATTGCGAACAGAAATTGCAGAACGCTTCCTTCACCATCAACAAATGGATCAAGCCATGCAAGAATTACGAGATTTAAAGGATATGGTGCGGCAGAGTTTAGCTGATGTTCGTAAAATTATTTTTGACTTGCGACCGATGGCGTTAGATGATTTAGGTTTATTTCCAACTCTACGCAAATATACTCAAGAACTGGCAGCTCGAGAGAATTTCAATTTAGAGCTAAAGTTAACAGGAAGGGAACGCCGTTTACCATCCATGATGGAGGTCGCCATTTTTCGTTTGATTCAAGAAGCTCTAAATAATGTGGTCAAACATGCGAATGCTTCAAATGTTAGTGTTCATGTCGATTTGCAGGATAATTTGATTAAAGTAATGGTAAAAGATGATGGCGTAGGCTTTTCCGAAGATCGACTAAATAGAGAACGTGATCACTTTGGCTTAATGGGGATGAAAGAAAGAGTACAACTATTAGAAGGTAAAATGGATATTCAGTCAGAAAAAAATAAAGGTACCACCGTAACCTTTGTCATTCAAATCAAGGAGGGTGAGGAAAAGACCAATGAACTCAAAAAGTAA
- the cpaB gene encoding Flp pilus assembly protein CpaB, with the protein MKVTNRHLFLLALFLGLTTTFFIYFYLSKVETVNQSLEPTKKVVVAKVTIQPKTKITKEMVEMKGLKVSALSESTYTDIKDILGKTVKETIYSGEPIVNQRLADQEYQKTHLAYSVPKGYRAITLQYSSVMGVGGFIESGDYVDVIGTFDQKIMQGASPEKDVSKIILQNVLVLAVGNQTDEKQGGEKEKKQIETVTLAVKPHDAERLTFTEERGSIRLILRPINEQDQPQTGGITNQNLFTP; encoded by the coding sequence ATGAAAGTGACCAATCGACACTTATTCTTGCTCGCGTTATTTCTTGGACTTACTACTACCTTTTTCATCTATTTTTATTTATCAAAGGTAGAAACGGTGAATCAGTCACTTGAACCAACGAAAAAAGTAGTCGTAGCAAAAGTAACGATTCAACCGAAAACAAAGATTACAAAAGAAATGGTAGAAATGAAAGGACTAAAGGTTAGTGCCTTATCGGAGTCTACATATACAGATATAAAAGATATTCTTGGAAAGACGGTAAAGGAAACCATCTACTCTGGAGAGCCGATTGTCAATCAACGATTAGCAGATCAAGAATATCAGAAAACTCATTTAGCTTATTCTGTTCCAAAAGGGTATCGAGCGATTACCTTACAATACAGTTCAGTAATGGGTGTTGGTGGATTTATTGAATCAGGGGATTATGTGGATGTGATAGGAACCTTTGATCAGAAGATCATGCAAGGAGCTTCTCCAGAAAAAGATGTATCGAAAATTATCTTACAAAATGTACTGGTTTTGGCTGTGGGAAATCAAACAGATGAAAAGCAAGGAGGAGAAAAAGAGAAAAAACAAATTGAGACGGTTACATTAGCGGTAAAGCCACATGATGCGGAACGGTTAACCTTCACAGAAGAAAGAGGTAGCATTCGACTGATTTTAAGACCGATCAATGAACAGGATCAGCCACAAACAGGTGGCATAACGAATCAAAATCTTTTTACACCTTAG
- a CDS encoding TadE/TadG family type IV pilus assembly protein, giving the protein MNNQKGNISIMMLFAMIVILGMTAMVIDLGNLMLEKQKLSDAVDAAAISGAQELVNGAEQAKETAIQFANENGVMDPSITVNVDNHKITVAGKRDVPFFFAKIFGFDHVLVESTATAQIKPLSGAKGIVPLSVVAPNPNAEDYGFQFGSLYTLKYDPFNVANGNFGPLALGGTGASNYENNLLNGYISKLSINDSVKTETGNMSGPTERVIKERINLDAYDSECQTYDLAKKNRNCKRIIYLPVIESLNLNGRETVKIIGFASFYIENVGGNGNDSYVTGRFMKNIYSGDWDDENTKDSGLYAVKLVK; this is encoded by the coding sequence TTGAATAACCAAAAAGGGAATATATCGATCATGATGTTATTTGCCATGATTGTCATTCTAGGAATGACGGCGATGGTCATCGATTTAGGGAATCTAATGTTAGAAAAACAGAAGTTATCTGATGCGGTTGATGCTGCTGCCATCTCAGGAGCACAGGAATTGGTAAATGGAGCTGAACAGGCAAAAGAAACCGCGATTCAATTTGCCAATGAAAATGGCGTGATGGATCCATCCATTACGGTTAATGTGGACAACCATAAAATTACTGTTGCTGGAAAGCGAGATGTTCCATTTTTCTTTGCCAAAATTTTTGGTTTTGATCATGTATTAGTAGAATCGACTGCTACAGCACAGATTAAGCCACTTTCGGGTGCAAAAGGCATTGTACCATTATCAGTAGTAGCGCCTAACCCTAATGCAGAAGATTATGGTTTTCAATTTGGTTCCTTATATACCTTAAAATACGACCCGTTCAACGTAGCCAATGGGAATTTCGGTCCATTAGCACTTGGTGGGACGGGGGCTTCTAATTATGAGAATAATCTATTAAATGGTTACATTAGTAAACTTAGTATTAATGATTCAGTAAAGACGGAAACAGGTAATATGTCAGGGCCAACAGAACGGGTCATTAAGGAACGAATCAATCTTGATGCTTATGATTCTGAATGCCAAACCTATGACTTAGCCAAAAAAAATCGAAACTGTAAACGGATCATCTACCTTCCTGTTATCGAGAGTTTGAATTTAAACGGAAGAGAAACGGTAAAAATTATCGGGTTTGCATCCTTCTATATTGAAAATGTAGGTGGCAATGGAAATGATTCCTATGTTACAGGAAGGTTTATGAAAAACATCTACTCTGGTGATTGGGATGATGAAAACACGAAAGATTCAGGATTATATGCGGTGAAATTAGTCAAGTAG
- a CDS encoding Flp family type IVb pilin → MKKFFTKLWVKQLDWKSRAKKSLENEAGQGMVEYGLIIALIAVVVIGALSLMGTSIRDLFTNVTSSLQQ, encoded by the coding sequence ATGAAAAAGTTTTTCACAAAATTATGGGTGAAACAGTTGGATTGGAAGTCAAGGGCAAAGAAATCTTTAGAAAATGAAGCTGGACAAGGTATGGTAGAATACGGTTTAATCATTGCTCTGATTGCAGTCGTGGTGATTGGAGCGTTATCGTTAATGGGTACTAGTATTAGGGATTTGTTCACCAATGTTACCTCTAGTCTCCAACAATAA
- a CDS encoding methyl-accepting chemotaxis protein has translation MTVGKKLGLGFLSIMVMFFIAVLFIYYQIHVLGTSVQTFVSHGKDYNQVMFIVKDKIELIKGLIWIIIPLGIVGAGTIAYFITISISRPVRSVTAHVSEVAKGNLKLGQIQVKNKDEIGELATQFNIMVNSLRELIQHIQESSQNVTLAAEQLSTSSDEVARAAEQVAETTNSVADGTNKQVNLLQENEQILHRVVGTIHDVNEKTKSIELASYQSMETAEQGDYVIKETIEQMSKMNHTIQEAGQYVDTLGQKSGQIEKVIEIIQSVSEQTNLLALNAAIEASRAGDAGRGFAVVATEIRKLAEQSSKAGEEIVQVIRELQQETAQVMTSMKKGEQEVQHGIDFVAQAQQAFKAIYDSNVEMSSLIQETRKKSENMVEGIEKMTNSSEMVKHVADETSNYAQQIAAATQETGASMEEITASANTLNQMAIDLQQLIKKFDV, from the coding sequence ATGACGGTTGGTAAGAAGCTAGGGTTGGGTTTTTTATCCATAATGGTCATGTTTTTTATTGCAGTATTATTTATTTATTATCAAATTCATGTTTTAGGGACATCTGTCCAGACATTTGTGTCTCATGGAAAGGATTATAACCAAGTCATGTTCATTGTGAAAGATAAAATTGAATTAATCAAAGGTTTGATTTGGATCATTATCCCTCTAGGAATTGTGGGTGCAGGTACAATTGCTTATTTCATCACTATCAGTATCTCAAGGCCTGTTCGAAGTGTGACAGCACATGTATCGGAAGTAGCGAAAGGAAACCTAAAATTAGGGCAGATTCAAGTAAAAAATAAAGATGAAATTGGAGAACTTGCAACCCAGTTTAATATCATGGTGAATTCATTGCGGGAACTGATTCAACATATTCAAGAAAGTTCACAGAATGTCACATTGGCTGCTGAACAATTGTCTACAAGCTCCGATGAAGTGGCAAGAGCAGCTGAACAAGTTGCGGAAACGACGAATAGTGTAGCAGATGGCACAAACAAACAAGTTAATCTCTTACAAGAGAATGAGCAAATCCTTCATCGTGTTGTAGGAACCATTCATGATGTCAATGAGAAGACAAAATCAATCGAGTTAGCCTCTTACCAGTCAATGGAAACCGCCGAACAAGGGGATTATGTGATTAAAGAAACGATTGAACAAATGAGCAAAATGAATCACACGATTCAGGAAGCAGGACAGTATGTGGATACCCTAGGGCAAAAAAGTGGACAAATTGAGAAAGTCATTGAGATTATCCAATCGGTATCCGAACAGACGAATCTTTTAGCCTTAAATGCTGCGATTGAAGCATCAAGAGCAGGAGATGCTGGTCGTGGTTTTGCCGTTGTAGCCACAGAGATTCGGAAATTAGCTGAACAATCTTCAAAGGCAGGGGAAGAAATTGTACAAGTGATCCGTGAACTTCAACAAGAAACGGCCCAGGTGATGACATCGATGAAAAAAGGTGAACAAGAAGTTCAACATGGAATTGACTTTGTTGCGCAAGCTCAACAAGCATTTAAAGCCATTTATGATTCGAACGTCGAGATGTCAAGCTTGATCCAAGAAACGAGAAAAAAATCTGAAAATATGGTTGAAGGAATCGAGAAGATGACGAATTCTAGTGAAATGGTGAAACATGTGGCCGATGAAACTTCTAATTATGCTCAACAAATTGCTGCAGCTACGCAAGAAACAGGTGCTTCGATGGAAGAAATTACTGCTTCCGCCAATACCCTGAATCAAATGGCAATCGATTTACAACAGTTAATTAAAAAATTTGATGTGTAG
- a CDS encoding TadE/TadG family type IV pilus assembly protein, with translation MIKRLRKRIKGEEGQSLVEFTLVIPILLLLLLGIIEFGHIFYAYLLIENASRDGARYGSVWATDTEIRQIIDEKTYSLEPTNLVVTISPAYEYRQRGEKVEVKIDYKVPLWGPIWGELLPNPFPITAKTVMRVE, from the coding sequence GTGATTAAGAGATTACGAAAACGGATCAAAGGGGAAGAGGGGCAATCCTTAGTAGAATTTACCCTAGTGATTCCGATCCTTCTTCTTCTATTACTAGGAATTATTGAATTTGGACATATCTTTTATGCGTATCTTCTGATTGAAAATGCTTCAAGAGATGGAGCAAGATATGGTTCCGTGTGGGCGACAGATACCGAGATAAGGCAAATCATTGATGAAAAAACCTATTCCTTAGAACCAACAAATCTTGTAGTTACCATCTCCCCAGCTTACGAGTATCGCCAAAGAGGGGAGAAGGTGGAAGTGAAGATTGATTATAAAGTCCCATTATGGGGCCCAATATGGGGAGAGCTTTTACCCAATCCTTTTCCGATAACGGCAAAGACGGTGATGCGAGTTGAATAA
- a CDS encoding glycosyltransferase family A protein — translation MLSLVLWTICLYGIILLGFKLFYSYFCMKLAKKTGSNNSHYLILAKDNQSIIEWVIRSLWFWQCIDGKPIKMTIIDFGSSDDTFAIIQRLHHQSFQVKLILEQEMAEKEEIIGRKIEEICRNGEQVEIIDLMDYDKRNKHGANSAIRVS, via the coding sequence ATGCTTTCTTTAGTTTTATGGACCATATGCCTCTATGGAATCATTCTACTTGGCTTTAAACTTTTTTATTCCTATTTTTGTATGAAATTAGCAAAAAAAACAGGAAGCAATAATTCCCATTACCTGATCTTAGCAAAAGATAATCAATCGATTATTGAATGGGTGATTCGTTCGCTTTGGTTTTGGCAATGTATCGATGGGAAACCCATCAAAATGACAATCATTGACTTTGGTTCAAGCGATGACACATTTGCAATTATCCAACGATTGCACCACCAATCTTTTCAAGTAAAGTTGATCCTAGAACAGGAAATGGCTGAAAAAGAAGAGATCATAGGAAGAAAGATAGAAGAAATATGTAGAAATGGTGAACAAGTGGAAATTATTGATCTTATGGATTATGACAAAAGGAACAAACATGGGGCAAATTCAGCGATTCGAGTATCCTGA
- a CDS encoding response regulator: MNSKSKIRILIADDHQLFREGIKRIINLEEDMEVIAECSDGQGILNQYHGVTLDVILMDINMPNMNGVEATRKVKEIFPKSKVIILSIHDDEGYVFETLRAGASGYLLKDMEAETLIQAIRSVAKGNAYIHPQVTGKVIEEYRRLSNKELHGSQHESVFIDKSLDWRLILTPREIEVLQLLAEGNSNRQIGEKLFISEKTVKNHVSSILQKMNVQDRTQAVITAIKNGWVHIS; the protein is encoded by the coding sequence ATGAACTCAAAAAGTAAAATTCGTATTTTAATCGCGGATGACCATCAACTTTTCCGTGAAGGAATCAAACGGATTATTAATTTAGAAGAAGATATGGAAGTGATTGCCGAATGTTCAGATGGACAAGGAATTCTAAACCAATATCATGGTGTTACGCTAGATGTGATCTTGATGGATATCAATATGCCGAATATGAATGGAGTTGAGGCAACCAGAAAAGTGAAAGAGATTTTTCCGAAATCCAAAGTGATTATATTATCCATTCATGATGATGAAGGGTATGTATTTGAGACATTAAGAGCAGGGGCTTCTGGCTACTTATTAAAAGATATGGAAGCAGAGACTTTAATTCAAGCGATTCGTTCTGTGGCAAAAGGAAACGCCTATATTCATCCACAAGTCACGGGGAAAGTGATTGAAGAATATCGTCGACTAAGTAATAAAGAGCTTCATGGTTCTCAACATGAATCCGTTTTTATCGACAAATCACTCGATTGGCGTCTCATATTAACCCCACGGGAGATTGAGGTCCTTCAACTCTTGGCAGAGGGAAATAGTAATCGCCAGATTGGTGAGAAATTATTTATCAGTGAAAAAACGGTAAAAAATCATGTGAGTAGTATATTACAAAAGATGAATGTCCAAGATCGCACACAAGCGGTAATTACAGCGATTAAAAATGGTTGGGTTCACATTTCGTAA